In one Lycium barbarum isolate Lr01 chromosome 7, ASM1917538v2, whole genome shotgun sequence genomic region, the following are encoded:
- the LOC132601198 gene encoding 5'-3' exoribonuclease 2-like, whose product MADTSKLHPATTVTNIIKSCIPIVLDYEGSQYNNWATLFKLHCRANLVIDHILPPASPTVPPPVTAAEKLAAKALWERLDDIVRTKKSARALALDAKFTNTKLVDFPNVKAYCTRLKVLVDNLTNVGHKVFDERLVLRLLRGLSEEYKTFRPTVQHHTPLPSFDVVRSMLELEEDSHAEDAIHDSDSNAALVSHNVTPQNFSGNGQPNNSANNFNNRGNSQNRGKKNNRGRSGGNRNNRGGSGNGQSSGGGSRTNAQAYQPAASQ is encoded by the exons ATGGCTGACACCTCCAAGTTGCATCCTGCGACTACCGTCACCAATatcatcaaatcatgcattcctaTTGTGCTTGACTACGAAGGAAGCCAATACAATAACTGGGCTACCCTCTTCAAGCTCCATTGTCGCGCAAACTTGGTCATTGACCACATCCTACCTCCTGCCTCCCCCACCGTGCCACCACCGGTAACTGCAGCCGAAAAACTTGCTGCTAAGGCCCTATGGGAACGGCTAGATGACATTGTTCG GACAAAAAAATCGGCTAGGGCTCTTGCTCTTGATGCAAAATTCACCAACACAAAATTGGTGGATTTTCCGAATGTGAAAGCATACTGCACCAGGCTGAAAGTTCTTGTAGACAATCTCACCAACGTCGGTCACAAAGTTTTCGACGAACGACTTGTGCTTCGTCTTCTGCGAGGGTTGTCGGAGGAATATAAAACTTTTCGCCCGACGGTGCAGCACCATACTCCTCTCCCATCTTTTGACGTTGTCCGGTCGATGCTTGAGCTTGAGGAAGATAGCCATGCCGAGGACGCCATTCACGACTCCGACTCGAATGCTGCTCTTGTTTCCCACAATGTTACTCCTCAGAATTTCTCAGGAAATGGACAGCCCAATAACTCTGCAAATAACTTCAACAATCGTGGGAATTCACAGAATCGTGGAAAGAAAAATAACCGCGGTCGCAGCGGCGGCAACCGCAACAACCGCGGTGGCAGCGGCAATGGACAAAGCAGCGGTGGGGGCAGCCGCACCAATGCACAGGCATACCAGCCTGCCGCGTCACAGTAG